CCAACCACGCGTATGCGAAGGCTGGGTTTCAGATTGCGGCGGCGCTTATTCTGCGACATATGTGAGGCACGATCGGGATCAGATAAACTTAATCGAGGGAGAATATATGCTGCAAGGGATTTTTCGGGGATAAAGGGTCTTGTCCTTCGTTGGTGGTTGGCGTGGCTGGGGTTGTGTGAGAATTTATATACGGAGCACTCTGCACAGGGCCGATATATATTGCCAGAGGTCTTTGCAAGTTTATATCCTTACGGTATACGGATACGTATTATGAGGCTATGGTATGACCATGACAATACGCAGAATGAGTACATATGGCTCTCAGATGACTCGTCACATCAGCATTGTATAGATGCATTATCATACAGTAGCAGCAACGGCGCGATCCACACGTGTCGGACAATTCTTTCTACTAGTCCAGGACTATAAAGAATAGCCATAAAGAATGGGAAGATTAAGGAACAATTCAGGAGACTGCCTCATAATAAATGCCAGAATCCAATAATAATTATATATCTACAAGAATAGCAGCAGcactattattattatgcCCACCAGACCCGCCGTCTCCATCCCCGACGGTACTCTTGTCAGCCTTCCCGGCCTGTCATCCTTACATCttccctttcttccttccttttcttctctgaCCCTCTCTTCGCTGTTATTTTGAAATAGTGTCCAGCCTTCAATAATCGTTCAACCTCCATCCGGCAGTAACCAGGGCCGTTCCGTGGTTCTGCCCGACCAAGAATCCTTTTAAttccctccccctccgcaTAACAACCAtgtcaacaacaacaacgaccACGACTACCACCGCCCTGAATACGACTTTAATCGGCGTCCCTACTGATATCACAGCTTCTGAGAAGTACTGTGCATCTTGTGGCCACGAGGGAGTCCTGTCGCAAGGCGAAATGGCGGCCGAAGAAGCCCAGCGGAGAATCAAGGAGTTGGAGGCGCAGGTTCAATTTCTGAAATTGCAAAATACGGGGTCGGGTGAGTCCAAACCTCTCTTTTATCCTATGTCTACAATCATATTCATACCGGTTGGACAGTCGAAAAACTCGCCGAGTACGACGAAGAAGTCCGCCGTCTACGCTCCCAGACGAGCGCCTACACACCGCGAACATCGCGATCCTCTCGATCATCTGACGACATGGATAAATCGCTATCACCAACCCAACTCCCGGCGTCCAATGGCCCCGTACAGCCACAACCGCAACAACTGCCCCAGCAGCAAAGCCGCTTTACCGCACTAACGTCGTTCTTCCCGTACGGCCGTCGACCTAGCGCTACACCtacgcctccgcctccaccAGCATCAGCGCCTCCGCAAACCCAATCCCACGTTATCCCCCCGCATCCTGGTCCCGATCCCGAAGAAACATTGCAACTGCAGAACGCGCTCAATCGGGAACAGAACTTGCGCAAAGCGGCAGAGAACCAATTATCGCAGGCGAATACAGAACTGGAGGATTTGACGGCACAATTGTTCAGCCAGGCGAATGAAATGGTAGCACAGGAGCGAAAGGCACGTGCACGATTGGAGGAGAGAGTTGCGGTGTTGGAACGGAGAGATGTTGAGAAGCGGACGCGGCTTGATCGATTGGAGAAGGCAATGCAGAGGGTGGAGAGATTGAGGGCGATGGTCGGATAGCTCTCTTTATCTGCCCctctgctttcttttttctccttgaCATATCCCAGTTTGCATTGGTTGCATCGATTACATATATACCCCCTGCGTTTATTCTTCTCGACATGGGACATGACCAGATTGTTTTGATGGGTCACGGCGCGATGAACGATACGATCAGCATATTCAGGAAACAGGCGCATCGTGTTTATTGTTTTATCTAATTTTCTTGTTATCTTGACTTGTTTTGCACTTTGTTACTGGCGCAAATTGTGGTTTCGGCATATTCTGATATTTGGTATCCGTTTACATGTATACAACACCCAGATCGATTCGCATTGATCGAATTATTTCTCCTGAGGTACAAGGATATAGTATAGACAATCTATTCGTCATTCAATAGTTGATTCTAATATGCACGATTTTCTGACAGATCACGGGACCCCCACCTGACCCCGGATTCTGATAAGGAACCTTTATTCCGTATCGTGCCCTCTTCCATCCGTCATCTATTTACATCAGACCAGTTCAACTCGCAGCCATCATGCAGCACGACTTTAAGATTGGCATGGCCATTGTAGGGAGCGGTAGGTATCTCAATtagagaaagagaaatacATCTATGCTAATACATATCAGGGAACTTTGCCCGCGAGGAACACCTGGTACGCAAGCGAGCCATCCAGAAATAAGAACATCCCGTTTCCTCTTCACATCTAACGATGTCATTATCAGTCATCTATCATAGACTCCAGTGATTGGGGCTGCATCCTCAAAGCCGTCTACTCCCGCTCTCTGCAATCAGCCGAGAAACTCGCAGAGGATATCCCAGCTACAGTGGAGAAGATAAAAAGAGGATTTCCAGTTCCAGACGTCGATATTTACTCCGATGACTCGGGGCCGGGCAAGGGGTATACGGACTTGCTTGCCCGTGACGATATCATGGCTGTGACTATTGCGTATATCTGCCATCTCTCAGTGTTATTACAGTCGCTAATCTGCTGAAGTCTCCCGATTACGATCCAGCCGGAGTATATTCGATTGGCCATTCAGGCGGGGAAACATGTTTTCTCCGAGAAACCTATTGCCAAAGACGTTGCTACGGCGATTGAATTGATAAGATGGTATCGCTCCCAGACAGGTCCTGACCGGAAGATCCTGTGGGCTGTG
The sequence above is a segment of the Aspergillus chevalieri M1 DNA, chromosome 6, nearly complete sequence genome. Coding sequences within it:
- a CDS encoding uncharacterized protein (COG:S;~EggNog:ENOG410PR27;~InterPro:IPR040351,IPR009449;~PFAM:PF06428;~go_function: GO:0005085 - guanyl-nucleotide exchange factor activity [Evidence IEA]) is translated as MSTTTTTTTTTALNTTLIGVPTDITASEKYCASCGHEGVLSQGEMAAEEAQRRIKELEAQVQFLKLQNTGSVEKLAEYDEEVRRLRSQTSAYTPRTSRSSRSSDDMDKSLSPTQLPASNGPVQPQPQQLPQQQSRFTALTSFFPYGRRPSATPTPPPPPASAPPQTQSHVIPPHPGPDPEETLQLQNALNREQNLRKAAENQLSQANTELEDLTAQLFSQANEMVAQERKARARLEERVAVLERRDVEKRTRLDRLEKAMQRVERLRAMVG